In Macadamia integrifolia cultivar HAES 741 chromosome 13, SCU_Mint_v3, whole genome shotgun sequence, one DNA window encodes the following:
- the LOC122059982 gene encoding serine/threonine-protein kinase TOUSLED-like isoform X2: MSEDMLIHFSSNSSNQSDSSLPTKLAKLEARMAGKGSSTTPVQATRSSVSSAKFGSMEDSAEPSTSSDSDDDNGGEFLIQANTQKRQKFEEDDLTTDFQHSEGLAEGRIKSAETVDAKTSLDEASRKKQGRGRGRSVSSRVRGSRANDQAWKQVSPSTVSPSNGQLENSSHKENGPKEQLGKDDETNLEEELASLRARVASLEEDLRKSHQEASDHQQLRCQLDKELKEYKDREQKMKPKRIKLISDLLISVSKAERQEARSKVRQESLRLGNVGVIRAGTVISEMWEDGQVLKDLNAHLRHLLETKEVIERHRKSLKKRQSDKGEGGDAETGISEEDYLIQDEICKSRLSSIKREEETSLRERDRCEHEKGRLMREMKRIRDEDGSRFNNFQILNHRYALLNLLGKGGFSEVYKAYDLVEYRYVACKLHGLNLQWSEEKKQSYIRHAIREYNIHKGLVHNHIVRLWDIFEIDQNTFCTILEYCSGKDLDAVLKATSILPEREARIIMVQIFQGLVYLNKRPQKIIHYDLKPGNVLFDEFGVAKLTDFGLSKIVEDDVGSQGMELTSQGAGTYWYLPPECFELSKTPLISSKVDVWSAGVLFYQMLFSKRPFGHDQTQERILREDTIIKAHKVEFPSRPAVSNEAKDLIRRCLTYNQAERPDVLTIAQDPYLSYAKK; encoded by the exons ATGTCGGAAGATATGCTTATCCATTTCTCCTCGAATTCTTCGAATCAGTCGGACTCATCTTTGCCGACAAAGCTCGCGAAGCTTGAAGCTAGAATGGCAGGGAAAGGTTCCTCGACTACACCCGTACAGGCAACCCGATCCTCTGTTTCATCGGCAAAATTTGGATCTATGGAAGATTCAGCTGAGCCTTCGACTTCAAGTGATTCTGACGATGAT AATGGAGGAGAGTTTCTTATACAAGCCAACACCCAAAAGCGGCAAAAGTTTGAGGAAGATGACCTAACAACTGATTTTCAACATTCTGAG GGTCTAGCTGAAGGAAGGATAAAGAGTGCCGAAACTGTGGATGCAAAAACTAGTTTGGATGAAGCAAGTAGGAAAAAGCAAGGTCGTGGCAGGGGACGGTCTGTTTCAAGCAGGGTACGTGGTTCAAGGGCTAATGACCAAGCGTGGAAGCAAGTTTCTCCTTCCACAGTATCACCATCAAATGGCCAGCTTGAGAACTCATCACATAAG GAGAATGGGCCCAAAGAACAGCTTGGGAAGGATGATGAGACAAATTTGGAG GAGGAGCTAGCTTCTTTACGTGCAAGGGTTGCATCATTGGAGGAGGATCTCCgtaaatctcatcaagaagcaTCTGATCATCAACAGCTTCGTTGCCAATTAGATAAG GAATTGAAAGAGTATAAAGACCGTGAACAGAAAATGAAGCCAAAG AGAATAAAATTAATATCTGATCTGCTGATATCCGTTTCGAAAGCCGAGAGACAAGAAGCAAGATCAAAAGTACGCCAGGAATCTTTGAGGCTTGGAAATGTGGGTGTAATCAG AGCTGGAACTGTTATATCTGAGATGTGGGAGGATGGGCAAGTATTGAAAGATCTTAATGCACATCTT AGACATTTATTGGAAACCAAGGAGGTTATTGAACGACATCGGAAGTCATTGAAGAAACGGCAATCAG ATAAGGGTGAGGGGGGTGATGCTGAAACGGGGATTTCAGAAGAAGATTATCTCATTCAGGATGAGATTTGTAAATCTCGTCTATCAAGCATCAAACGT GAGGAAGAAACTTCATTGCGTGAAAGGGATCGCTGTGAACATGAGAAGGGAAGGCTTATGCGTGAAATGAAGCGTATAAGAGATGAGGATGGTTCTCGTTTCAATAATTTTCAGATTCTGAATCATCGATATGCCCTCTTAAACCTGCTTGGGAAGGGTGGATTCAGTGAGGTTTACAAG GCATATGACTTGGTGGAGTATAGATATGTCGCATGCAAGCTGCATGGTTTGAATCTCCAATGGAGTGAGGAGAAGAAGCAAAGTTACATACGACATGCGATTCGAGAATACAACATTCATAAAGGCCTGGTGCATAATCACATCGTGCGACTCTGGGATATCTTTGAGATCGATCAGAACACATTCTGCACCATCTTGGAGTATTGTAGTG GTAAAGATCTTGATGCAGTTCTTAAAGCGACATCTATATTGCCAGAGAGGGAAGCTAGGATTATTATGGTTCAGATATTTCAAGGTCTTGTATACTTGAACAAACGGCCACAGAAGATTATCCATTATGATTTGAAGCCAGGGAATGTTCTCTTTGACGAGTTTGGAGTTGCAAAATTAACTGATTTTGGTCTAAGCAAGATAGTGGAAGATGATGTTGGATCCCAGGGCATGGAACTTACTTCACAGGGAGCTGGAACGTATTG GTACTTGCCTCCAGAGTGTTTCGAGCTCTCAAAGACACCACTCATATCATCTAAG GTTGATGTGTGGTCAGCTGGTGTACTGTTCTACCAAATGCTCTTTAGTAAACGCCCTTTTGGGCATGACCAGACCCAGGAGCGGATACTTCGTGAAGATACAATTATTAAA
- the LOC122059982 gene encoding serine/threonine-protein kinase TOUSLED-like isoform X3 — protein MSEDMLIHFSSNSSNQSDSSLPTKLAKLEARMAGKGSSTTPVQATRSSVSSAKFGSMEDSAEPSTSSDSDDDNGGEFLIQANTQKRQKFEEDDLTTDFQHSEENGPKEQLGKDDETNLEEELASLRARVASLEEDLRKSHQEASDHQQLRCQLDKELKEYKDREQKMKPKRIKLISDLLISVSKAERQEARSKVRQESLRLGNVGVIRAGTVISEMWEDGQVLKDLNAHLRHLLETKEVIERHRKSLKKRQSDKGEGGDAETGISEEDYLIQDEICKSRLSSIKREEETSLRERDRCEHEKGRLMREMKRIRDEDGSRFNNFQILNHRYALLNLLGKGGFSEVYKAYDLVEYRYVACKLHGLNLQWSEEKKQSYIRHAIREYNIHKGLVHNHIVRLWDIFEIDQNTFCTILEYCSGKDLDAVLKATSILPEREARIIMVQIFQGLVYLNKRPQKIIHYDLKPGNVLFDEFGVAKLTDFGLSKIVEDDVGSQGMELTSQGAGTYWYLPPECFELSKTPLISSKVDVWSAGVLFYQMLFSKRPFGHDQTQERILREDTIIKAHKVEFPSRPAVSNEAKDLIRRCLTYNQAERPDVLTIAQDPYLSYAKK, from the exons ATGTCGGAAGATATGCTTATCCATTTCTCCTCGAATTCTTCGAATCAGTCGGACTCATCTTTGCCGACAAAGCTCGCGAAGCTTGAAGCTAGAATGGCAGGGAAAGGTTCCTCGACTACACCCGTACAGGCAACCCGATCCTCTGTTTCATCGGCAAAATTTGGATCTATGGAAGATTCAGCTGAGCCTTCGACTTCAAGTGATTCTGACGATGAT AATGGAGGAGAGTTTCTTATACAAGCCAACACCCAAAAGCGGCAAAAGTTTGAGGAAGATGACCTAACAACTGATTTTCAACATTCTGAG GAGAATGGGCCCAAAGAACAGCTTGGGAAGGATGATGAGACAAATTTGGAG GAGGAGCTAGCTTCTTTACGTGCAAGGGTTGCATCATTGGAGGAGGATCTCCgtaaatctcatcaagaagcaTCTGATCATCAACAGCTTCGTTGCCAATTAGATAAG GAATTGAAAGAGTATAAAGACCGTGAACAGAAAATGAAGCCAAAG AGAATAAAATTAATATCTGATCTGCTGATATCCGTTTCGAAAGCCGAGAGACAAGAAGCAAGATCAAAAGTACGCCAGGAATCTTTGAGGCTTGGAAATGTGGGTGTAATCAG AGCTGGAACTGTTATATCTGAGATGTGGGAGGATGGGCAAGTATTGAAAGATCTTAATGCACATCTT AGACATTTATTGGAAACCAAGGAGGTTATTGAACGACATCGGAAGTCATTGAAGAAACGGCAATCAG ATAAGGGTGAGGGGGGTGATGCTGAAACGGGGATTTCAGAAGAAGATTATCTCATTCAGGATGAGATTTGTAAATCTCGTCTATCAAGCATCAAACGT GAGGAAGAAACTTCATTGCGTGAAAGGGATCGCTGTGAACATGAGAAGGGAAGGCTTATGCGTGAAATGAAGCGTATAAGAGATGAGGATGGTTCTCGTTTCAATAATTTTCAGATTCTGAATCATCGATATGCCCTCTTAAACCTGCTTGGGAAGGGTGGATTCAGTGAGGTTTACAAG GCATATGACTTGGTGGAGTATAGATATGTCGCATGCAAGCTGCATGGTTTGAATCTCCAATGGAGTGAGGAGAAGAAGCAAAGTTACATACGACATGCGATTCGAGAATACAACATTCATAAAGGCCTGGTGCATAATCACATCGTGCGACTCTGGGATATCTTTGAGATCGATCAGAACACATTCTGCACCATCTTGGAGTATTGTAGTG GTAAAGATCTTGATGCAGTTCTTAAAGCGACATCTATATTGCCAGAGAGGGAAGCTAGGATTATTATGGTTCAGATATTTCAAGGTCTTGTATACTTGAACAAACGGCCACAGAAGATTATCCATTATGATTTGAAGCCAGGGAATGTTCTCTTTGACGAGTTTGGAGTTGCAAAATTAACTGATTTTGGTCTAAGCAAGATAGTGGAAGATGATGTTGGATCCCAGGGCATGGAACTTACTTCACAGGGAGCTGGAACGTATTG GTACTTGCCTCCAGAGTGTTTCGAGCTCTCAAAGACACCACTCATATCATCTAAG GTTGATGTGTGGTCAGCTGGTGTACTGTTCTACCAAATGCTCTTTAGTAAACGCCCTTTTGGGCATGACCAGACCCAGGAGCGGATACTTCGTGAAGATACAATTATTAAA
- the LOC122059982 gene encoding serine/threonine-protein kinase TOUSLED-like isoform X1, translating to MSEDMLIHFSSNSSNQSDSSLPTKLAKLEARMAGKGSSTTPVQATRSSVSSAKFGSMEDSAEPSTSSDSDDDNGGEFLIQANTQKRQKFEEDDLTTDFQHSEKINQGLAEGRIKSAETVDAKTSLDEASRKKQGRGRGRSVSSRVRGSRANDQAWKQVSPSTVSPSNGQLENSSHKENGPKEQLGKDDETNLEEELASLRARVASLEEDLRKSHQEASDHQQLRCQLDKELKEYKDREQKMKPKRIKLISDLLISVSKAERQEARSKVRQESLRLGNVGVIRAGTVISEMWEDGQVLKDLNAHLRHLLETKEVIERHRKSLKKRQSDKGEGGDAETGISEEDYLIQDEICKSRLSSIKREEETSLRERDRCEHEKGRLMREMKRIRDEDGSRFNNFQILNHRYALLNLLGKGGFSEVYKAYDLVEYRYVACKLHGLNLQWSEEKKQSYIRHAIREYNIHKGLVHNHIVRLWDIFEIDQNTFCTILEYCSGKDLDAVLKATSILPEREARIIMVQIFQGLVYLNKRPQKIIHYDLKPGNVLFDEFGVAKLTDFGLSKIVEDDVGSQGMELTSQGAGTYWYLPPECFELSKTPLISSKVDVWSAGVLFYQMLFSKRPFGHDQTQERILREDTIIKAHKVEFPSRPAVSNEAKDLIRRCLTYNQAERPDVLTIAQDPYLSYAKK from the exons ATGTCGGAAGATATGCTTATCCATTTCTCCTCGAATTCTTCGAATCAGTCGGACTCATCTTTGCCGACAAAGCTCGCGAAGCTTGAAGCTAGAATGGCAGGGAAAGGTTCCTCGACTACACCCGTACAGGCAACCCGATCCTCTGTTTCATCGGCAAAATTTGGATCTATGGAAGATTCAGCTGAGCCTTCGACTTCAAGTGATTCTGACGATGAT AATGGAGGAGAGTTTCTTATACAAGCCAACACCCAAAAGCGGCAAAAGTTTGAGGAAGATGACCTAACAACTGATTTTCAACATTCTGAG aaaataaatcaGGGTCTAGCTGAAGGAAGGATAAAGAGTGCCGAAACTGTGGATGCAAAAACTAGTTTGGATGAAGCAAGTAGGAAAAAGCAAGGTCGTGGCAGGGGACGGTCTGTTTCAAGCAGGGTACGTGGTTCAAGGGCTAATGACCAAGCGTGGAAGCAAGTTTCTCCTTCCACAGTATCACCATCAAATGGCCAGCTTGAGAACTCATCACATAAG GAGAATGGGCCCAAAGAACAGCTTGGGAAGGATGATGAGACAAATTTGGAG GAGGAGCTAGCTTCTTTACGTGCAAGGGTTGCATCATTGGAGGAGGATCTCCgtaaatctcatcaagaagcaTCTGATCATCAACAGCTTCGTTGCCAATTAGATAAG GAATTGAAAGAGTATAAAGACCGTGAACAGAAAATGAAGCCAAAG AGAATAAAATTAATATCTGATCTGCTGATATCCGTTTCGAAAGCCGAGAGACAAGAAGCAAGATCAAAAGTACGCCAGGAATCTTTGAGGCTTGGAAATGTGGGTGTAATCAG AGCTGGAACTGTTATATCTGAGATGTGGGAGGATGGGCAAGTATTGAAAGATCTTAATGCACATCTT AGACATTTATTGGAAACCAAGGAGGTTATTGAACGACATCGGAAGTCATTGAAGAAACGGCAATCAG ATAAGGGTGAGGGGGGTGATGCTGAAACGGGGATTTCAGAAGAAGATTATCTCATTCAGGATGAGATTTGTAAATCTCGTCTATCAAGCATCAAACGT GAGGAAGAAACTTCATTGCGTGAAAGGGATCGCTGTGAACATGAGAAGGGAAGGCTTATGCGTGAAATGAAGCGTATAAGAGATGAGGATGGTTCTCGTTTCAATAATTTTCAGATTCTGAATCATCGATATGCCCTCTTAAACCTGCTTGGGAAGGGTGGATTCAGTGAGGTTTACAAG GCATATGACTTGGTGGAGTATAGATATGTCGCATGCAAGCTGCATGGTTTGAATCTCCAATGGAGTGAGGAGAAGAAGCAAAGTTACATACGACATGCGATTCGAGAATACAACATTCATAAAGGCCTGGTGCATAATCACATCGTGCGACTCTGGGATATCTTTGAGATCGATCAGAACACATTCTGCACCATCTTGGAGTATTGTAGTG GTAAAGATCTTGATGCAGTTCTTAAAGCGACATCTATATTGCCAGAGAGGGAAGCTAGGATTATTATGGTTCAGATATTTCAAGGTCTTGTATACTTGAACAAACGGCCACAGAAGATTATCCATTATGATTTGAAGCCAGGGAATGTTCTCTTTGACGAGTTTGGAGTTGCAAAATTAACTGATTTTGGTCTAAGCAAGATAGTGGAAGATGATGTTGGATCCCAGGGCATGGAACTTACTTCACAGGGAGCTGGAACGTATTG GTACTTGCCTCCAGAGTGTTTCGAGCTCTCAAAGACACCACTCATATCATCTAAG GTTGATGTGTGGTCAGCTGGTGTACTGTTCTACCAAATGCTCTTTAGTAAACGCCCTTTTGGGCATGACCAGACCCAGGAGCGGATACTTCGTGAAGATACAATTATTAAA